A DNA window from Castanea sativa cultivar Marrone di Chiusa Pesio chromosome 7, ASM4071231v1 contains the following coding sequences:
- the LOC142644371 gene encoding uncharacterized protein LOC142644371 translates to MIVEGTALVGLLKKARKTYLRMVQNIQLTGSVHKMARIDNPLIRFSEEDARRLHHPHDDALVVSIQAGDYNMHRVLVKNGSSANILYYPTFQQMRIGRERLVPTNTPLIGFGGTRVFSLGVVILAIIVGDYPQQITKNVTFLIVDCSSAYNTII, encoded by the coding sequence ATGATCGTAGAAGGCACCGCGCTAGTTGGGTTGTTGAAAAAGGCCCGTAAGACTTACCTCAGGATGGTTCAGAACATCCAGCTGACGGGTTCCGTACACAAAATGGCACGGATTGACAACCCCCTCATTAGATTCTCGGAAGAAGATGCACGACgtcttcaccacccacatgatgaTGCACTCGTCGTTAGCATACAAGCAGGAGACTATAACATGCACCGGGTTTTGGTTAAAAATGGCAGCTCGGCTAATATCCTCTACTATCCCACATTCCAGCAGATGAGGATTGGTAGGGAGCGGCTAGTTCCAACTAACACTCCGCTTATTGGCTTTGGAGGGACGAGGGTATTCTCCCTTGGAGTCGTCATTTTGGCTATAATCGTAGGCGACTACCCCCAGCAGATCACTAAGAATGTAACATTCCTCATAGTCGATTGCTCTTCTGCTTACAACACCATCATATGA